Proteins encoded in a region of the Onychostoma macrolepis isolate SWU-2019 chromosome 20, ASM1243209v1, whole genome shotgun sequence genome:
- the hook1 gene encoding protein Hook homolog 1 isoform X3, whose product MDLNKTVLCESLIIWLQTFKTAAPCKTVEDLTSGAAMSQALHQIDPSWFNESWLARIKEDVGDNVRLKMNNLKKILQMIVDYYNEALAQKIADFPLPDLLRVVEQSDQVELGRLLQLILGCAVKCDRKQEYIQVIMTLEESVQHVVMTAIQELMNKETVSQLGTEHPGDFEQQLKKALEGLTEVMAEKEELAQRCQELDMQVTMLQEERNSLLAENDLLTDRASQLDTFDDPSTPSGRKHSQLQLQLEQFQEDNFRLEAAKDDYRIHCEELEKQLVELQHRNDELTSLAEESRSLKDELDILRSCSDRAVKLEASVETYRKKLEDLSDLRRQVKVLEEKNMTYMHNTVSLEEELRKANAARAQLETYKRQGQELHRKLSDESRRADNLAFEMKKFQEKYDALLKEKERISIERDTLRETNEELRCTQAQQEQLLQAGKYQTGSPSHDNLAAEILPIEYRERFIRLQHETKMLRLQQEESENQRITELQEQLEEARRGRSQLDTENRLNRERISELQQQVEDLQKALQTQGSKPEDSHLKRKLDAHMVRLNEAQDEIMKKKELLEDLQPDAAQTSVKMDELVAALKKKDEDMKAMEDRYKMYLEKARDVIRALDPKLHPASAEIQSLKVQLSEKEKKIIALERECEQAKLREYEEKLIVTAWYNKSLNFQKLAIDSRLSGRSNSQVPPGQSFLAQQRQI is encoded by the exons ATGGATTTAAATAAAACGGTGCTGTGCGAGAGCCTGATTATTTGG CTGCAAACCTTCAAAACTGCAGCCCCCTGTAAGACAGTGGAGGATCTGACCTCAGGGGCAGCCATGTCTCAGGCTCTACATCAGAT aGATCCCTCATGGTTCAATGAGAGCTGGCTAGCCCGCATTAAAGAGGATGTTGGAGATAATGTGAGACTCAAG ATGAACAATCTCAAAAAGATCCTGCAGATGATTGTTGATTATTATAATGAG GCTTTGGCTCAGAAGATCGCAGATTTCCCACTGCCTGATCTGCTGCGTGTGGTAGAGCAGTCTGATCAGGTAGAGCTGGGACGCCTCCTACAGCTCATCCTGGGGTGTGCAGTCAAATGTGACAGGAAACAAG AGTATATCCAGGTTATCATGACTTTGGAGGAATCTGTACAGCATGTGGTGATGACTGCTATTCAGGAG CTTATGAACAAGGAGACTGTGTCTCAGTTAGGAACAGAACATCCTGGAGATTTTGAACAACAG TTAAAGAAAGCCTTGGAGGGTCTGACTGAAGTCATGGCAGAGAAAGAAGAGTTGGCTCAGCGCTGTCAGGAGCTCGACATGCAG GTGACAATGCTACAAGAGGAAAGGAACAGCCTCCTGGCAGAAAATGACCTCTTGACTGATCGAGCCAGTCAGCTTGATACTTTTGATGACCCCAGCACTCCATCAGGGAGGAAGCACAGCCAGCTACAACTACAGTTAGAGCAGTTTCAGGAGGATAACTTCAG GCTTGAGGCAGCTAAAGATGATTACCGCATCCACTGTGAAGAGCTGGAGAAACAACTAGTGGAGCTTCAGCATCGTAACGATGAACTGACCAGCCTGGCTGAGGAGTCGCGATCGCTTAAAGATGAATTAGACATATTAAG gAGCTGCTCTGACAGGGCAGTCAAGCTAGAGGCCTCTGTTGAGACGTACAGGAAGAAGTTAGAAGATCTAAGTGACCTCAGACGCCAAGTGAAAGTTTTGGAGGAGAAGAACATGACCTACATGCACAACACAGTCAGCCTTGAAGAGGAGCTACGCAAAGCTAATGCTGCAAGAGCTCAGTTAGAGACATACAAGAGACAG GGTCAGGAGCTCCACAGGAAACTGTCTGACGAGTCCCGTAGGGCTGATAACCTGGCTTTCGAGATGAAGAAATTTCAGGAGAAATATGATGCTTTACTAAAGGAGAAAGAG AGGATCAGCATTGAGCGGGACACTCTCAGAGAGACTAATGAAGAGCTGCGATGCACTCAGGCCCAACAGGAGCAGCTATTACAAGCAG GAAAGTATCAAACAGGAAGTCCAAGCCATGATAACCTGGCAGCTGAGATATTGCCCATTGAGTACAG GGAGAGGTTCATTCGTCTGCAGCATGAGACCAAGATGTTGCGGCTGCAGCAGGAGGAGTCAGAGAACCAGCGCATAACTGAGCTGCAGGAGCAGCTGGAGGAGGCCCGGCGCGGACGCAGCCAACTGGACACTGAGAACAG ATTAAACAGAGAAAGAATCAGTGAGCTCCAGCAGCAAGTAGAGGATCTGCAGAAGGCCTTGCAGACACAAGGATCCAAACCTGAAGAT TCTCATCTGAAAAGGAAGCTGGATGCTCATAT ggTGCGACTGAATGAAGCACAAGATGAAATTATGAAGAAGAAAGAGCTGTTGGAGGACCTCCAGCCAGATGCTGCTCAAACCA GTGTGAAGATGGATGAACTGGTTGCAGCACTGAAGAAGAAAGATGAGGACATGAAGGCTATGGAGGATCGATACAAGATGTACCTGGAGAAAGCCCGTGAT GTGATTCGAGCTCTGGATCCCAAGCTACATCCAGCCTCAGCTGAGATTCAGTCACTGAAAGTGCAGCTCTCTGAGAAAGAGAAGAAGATCATTGCTCTGGAG CGGGAGTGTGAGCAGGCCAAACTGAGGGAATATGAGGAGAAGTTAATTGTGACAGCTTGGTATAATAAG AGTTTGAACTTCCAGAAGCTGGCAATCGATTCACGGCTTAGCGGGCGATCCAACTCTCAAGTGCCGCCCGGCCAGTCCTTCCTGGCTCAGCAACGTCAG
- the hook1 gene encoding protein Hook homolog 1 isoform X4, whose product MSQALHQIDPSWFNESWLARIKEDVGDNVRLKMNNLKKILQMIVDYYNEALAQKIADFPLPDLLRVVEQSDQVELGRLLQLILGCAVKCDRKQEYIQVIMTLEESVQHVVMTAIQELMNKETVSQLGTEHPGDFEQQLKKALEGLTEVMAEKEELAQRCQELDMQVTMLQEERNSLLAENDLLTDRASQLDTFDDPSTPSGRKHSQLQLQLEQFQEDNFRLEAAKDDYRIHCEELEKQLVELQHRNDELTSLAEESRSLKDELDILRSCSDRAVKLEASVETYRKKLEDLSDLRRQVKVLEEKNMTYMHNTVSLEEELRKANAARAQLETYKRQGQELHRKLSDESRRADNLAFEMKKFQEKYDALLKEKERISIERDTLRETNEELRCTQAQQEQLLQAGKYQTGSPSHDNLAAEILPIEYRERFIRLQHETKMLRLQQEESENQRITELQEQLEEARRGRSQLDTENRLNRERISELQQQVEDLQKALQTQGSKPEDSHLKRKLDAHMVRLNEAQDEIMKKKELLEDLQPDAAQTSVKMDELVAALKKKDEDMKAMEDRYKMYLEKARDVIRALDPKLHPASAEIQSLKVQLSEKEKKIIALERECEQAKLREYEEKLIVTAWYNKSLNFQKLAIDSRLSGRSNSQVPPGQSFLAQQRQVTNARRTTSINVPATSSKFE is encoded by the exons ATGTCTCAGGCTCTACATCAGAT aGATCCCTCATGGTTCAATGAGAGCTGGCTAGCCCGCATTAAAGAGGATGTTGGAGATAATGTGAGACTCAAG ATGAACAATCTCAAAAAGATCCTGCAGATGATTGTTGATTATTATAATGAG GCTTTGGCTCAGAAGATCGCAGATTTCCCACTGCCTGATCTGCTGCGTGTGGTAGAGCAGTCTGATCAGGTAGAGCTGGGACGCCTCCTACAGCTCATCCTGGGGTGTGCAGTCAAATGTGACAGGAAACAAG AGTATATCCAGGTTATCATGACTTTGGAGGAATCTGTACAGCATGTGGTGATGACTGCTATTCAGGAG CTTATGAACAAGGAGACTGTGTCTCAGTTAGGAACAGAACATCCTGGAGATTTTGAACAACAG TTAAAGAAAGCCTTGGAGGGTCTGACTGAAGTCATGGCAGAGAAAGAAGAGTTGGCTCAGCGCTGTCAGGAGCTCGACATGCAG GTGACAATGCTACAAGAGGAAAGGAACAGCCTCCTGGCAGAAAATGACCTCTTGACTGATCGAGCCAGTCAGCTTGATACTTTTGATGACCCCAGCACTCCATCAGGGAGGAAGCACAGCCAGCTACAACTACAGTTAGAGCAGTTTCAGGAGGATAACTTCAG GCTTGAGGCAGCTAAAGATGATTACCGCATCCACTGTGAAGAGCTGGAGAAACAACTAGTGGAGCTTCAGCATCGTAACGATGAACTGACCAGCCTGGCTGAGGAGTCGCGATCGCTTAAAGATGAATTAGACATATTAAG gAGCTGCTCTGACAGGGCAGTCAAGCTAGAGGCCTCTGTTGAGACGTACAGGAAGAAGTTAGAAGATCTAAGTGACCTCAGACGCCAAGTGAAAGTTTTGGAGGAGAAGAACATGACCTACATGCACAACACAGTCAGCCTTGAAGAGGAGCTACGCAAAGCTAATGCTGCAAGAGCTCAGTTAGAGACATACAAGAGACAG GGTCAGGAGCTCCACAGGAAACTGTCTGACGAGTCCCGTAGGGCTGATAACCTGGCTTTCGAGATGAAGAAATTTCAGGAGAAATATGATGCTTTACTAAAGGAGAAAGAG AGGATCAGCATTGAGCGGGACACTCTCAGAGAGACTAATGAAGAGCTGCGATGCACTCAGGCCCAACAGGAGCAGCTATTACAAGCAG GAAAGTATCAAACAGGAAGTCCAAGCCATGATAACCTGGCAGCTGAGATATTGCCCATTGAGTACAG GGAGAGGTTCATTCGTCTGCAGCATGAGACCAAGATGTTGCGGCTGCAGCAGGAGGAGTCAGAGAACCAGCGCATAACTGAGCTGCAGGAGCAGCTGGAGGAGGCCCGGCGCGGACGCAGCCAACTGGACACTGAGAACAG ATTAAACAGAGAAAGAATCAGTGAGCTCCAGCAGCAAGTAGAGGATCTGCAGAAGGCCTTGCAGACACAAGGATCCAAACCTGAAGAT TCTCATCTGAAAAGGAAGCTGGATGCTCATAT ggTGCGACTGAATGAAGCACAAGATGAAATTATGAAGAAGAAAGAGCTGTTGGAGGACCTCCAGCCAGATGCTGCTCAAACCA GTGTGAAGATGGATGAACTGGTTGCAGCACTGAAGAAGAAAGATGAGGACATGAAGGCTATGGAGGATCGATACAAGATGTACCTGGAGAAAGCCCGTGAT GTGATTCGAGCTCTGGATCCCAAGCTACATCCAGCCTCAGCTGAGATTCAGTCACTGAAAGTGCAGCTCTCTGAGAAAGAGAAGAAGATCATTGCTCTGGAG CGGGAGTGTGAGCAGGCCAAACTGAGGGAATATGAGGAGAAGTTAATTGTGACAGCTTGGTATAATAAG AGTTTGAACTTCCAGAAGCTGGCAATCGATTCACGGCTTAGCGGGCGATCCAACTCTCAAGTGCCGCCCGGCCAGTCCTTCCTGGCTCAGCAACGTCAGGTGACCAATGCCCGGCGCACCACGTCCATCAATGTGCCTGCCACTTCTTCCAA
- the hook1 gene encoding protein Hook homolog 1 isoform X2: MDLNKTVLCESLIIWLQTFKTAAPCKTVEDLTSGAAMSQALHQIDPSWFNESWLARIKEDVGDNVRLKMNNLKKILQMIVDYYNEALAQKIADFPLPDLLRVVEQSDQVELGRLLQLILGCAVKCDRKQEYIQVIMTLEESVQHVVMTAIQELMNKETVSQLGTEHPGDFEQQLKKALEGLTEVMAEKEELAQRCQELDMQVTMLQEERNSLLAENDLLTDRASQLDTFDDPSTPSGRKHSQLQLQLEQFQEDNFRLEAAKDDYRIHCEELEKQLVELQHRNDELTSLAEESRSLKDELDILRSCSDRAVKLEASVETYRKKLEDLSDLRRQVKVLEEKNMTYMHNTVSLEEELRKANAARAQLETYKRQGQELHRKLSDESRRADNLAFEMKKFQEKYDALLKEKERISIERDTLRETNEELRCTQAQQEQLLQAGKYQTGSPSHDNLAAEILPIEYRERFIRLQHETKMLRLQQEESENQRITELQEQLEEARRGRSQLDTENRLNRERISELQQQVEDLQKALQTQGSKPEDSHLKRKLDAHMVRLNEAQDEIMKKKELLEDLQPDAAQTSVKMDELVAALKKKDEDMKAMEDRYKMYLEKARDVIRALDPKLHPASAEIQSLKVQLSEKEKKIIALERECEQAKLREYEEKLIVTAWYNKSLNFQKLAIDSRLSGRSNSQVPPGQSFLAQQRQVTNARRTTSINVPATSSK; encoded by the exons ATGGATTTAAATAAAACGGTGCTGTGCGAGAGCCTGATTATTTGG CTGCAAACCTTCAAAACTGCAGCCCCCTGTAAGACAGTGGAGGATCTGACCTCAGGGGCAGCCATGTCTCAGGCTCTACATCAGAT aGATCCCTCATGGTTCAATGAGAGCTGGCTAGCCCGCATTAAAGAGGATGTTGGAGATAATGTGAGACTCAAG ATGAACAATCTCAAAAAGATCCTGCAGATGATTGTTGATTATTATAATGAG GCTTTGGCTCAGAAGATCGCAGATTTCCCACTGCCTGATCTGCTGCGTGTGGTAGAGCAGTCTGATCAGGTAGAGCTGGGACGCCTCCTACAGCTCATCCTGGGGTGTGCAGTCAAATGTGACAGGAAACAAG AGTATATCCAGGTTATCATGACTTTGGAGGAATCTGTACAGCATGTGGTGATGACTGCTATTCAGGAG CTTATGAACAAGGAGACTGTGTCTCAGTTAGGAACAGAACATCCTGGAGATTTTGAACAACAG TTAAAGAAAGCCTTGGAGGGTCTGACTGAAGTCATGGCAGAGAAAGAAGAGTTGGCTCAGCGCTGTCAGGAGCTCGACATGCAG GTGACAATGCTACAAGAGGAAAGGAACAGCCTCCTGGCAGAAAATGACCTCTTGACTGATCGAGCCAGTCAGCTTGATACTTTTGATGACCCCAGCACTCCATCAGGGAGGAAGCACAGCCAGCTACAACTACAGTTAGAGCAGTTTCAGGAGGATAACTTCAG GCTTGAGGCAGCTAAAGATGATTACCGCATCCACTGTGAAGAGCTGGAGAAACAACTAGTGGAGCTTCAGCATCGTAACGATGAACTGACCAGCCTGGCTGAGGAGTCGCGATCGCTTAAAGATGAATTAGACATATTAAG gAGCTGCTCTGACAGGGCAGTCAAGCTAGAGGCCTCTGTTGAGACGTACAGGAAGAAGTTAGAAGATCTAAGTGACCTCAGACGCCAAGTGAAAGTTTTGGAGGAGAAGAACATGACCTACATGCACAACACAGTCAGCCTTGAAGAGGAGCTACGCAAAGCTAATGCTGCAAGAGCTCAGTTAGAGACATACAAGAGACAG GGTCAGGAGCTCCACAGGAAACTGTCTGACGAGTCCCGTAGGGCTGATAACCTGGCTTTCGAGATGAAGAAATTTCAGGAGAAATATGATGCTTTACTAAAGGAGAAAGAG AGGATCAGCATTGAGCGGGACACTCTCAGAGAGACTAATGAAGAGCTGCGATGCACTCAGGCCCAACAGGAGCAGCTATTACAAGCAG GAAAGTATCAAACAGGAAGTCCAAGCCATGATAACCTGGCAGCTGAGATATTGCCCATTGAGTACAG GGAGAGGTTCATTCGTCTGCAGCATGAGACCAAGATGTTGCGGCTGCAGCAGGAGGAGTCAGAGAACCAGCGCATAACTGAGCTGCAGGAGCAGCTGGAGGAGGCCCGGCGCGGACGCAGCCAACTGGACACTGAGAACAG ATTAAACAGAGAAAGAATCAGTGAGCTCCAGCAGCAAGTAGAGGATCTGCAGAAGGCCTTGCAGACACAAGGATCCAAACCTGAAGAT TCTCATCTGAAAAGGAAGCTGGATGCTCATAT ggTGCGACTGAATGAAGCACAAGATGAAATTATGAAGAAGAAAGAGCTGTTGGAGGACCTCCAGCCAGATGCTGCTCAAACCA GTGTGAAGATGGATGAACTGGTTGCAGCACTGAAGAAGAAAGATGAGGACATGAAGGCTATGGAGGATCGATACAAGATGTACCTGGAGAAAGCCCGTGAT GTGATTCGAGCTCTGGATCCCAAGCTACATCCAGCCTCAGCTGAGATTCAGTCACTGAAAGTGCAGCTCTCTGAGAAAGAGAAGAAGATCATTGCTCTGGAG CGGGAGTGTGAGCAGGCCAAACTGAGGGAATATGAGGAGAAGTTAATTGTGACAGCTTGGTATAATAAG AGTTTGAACTTCCAGAAGCTGGCAATCGATTCACGGCTTAGCGGGCGATCCAACTCTCAAGTGCCGCCCGGCCAGTCCTTCCTGGCTCAGCAACGTCAGGTGACCAATGCCCGGCGCACCACGTCCATCAATGTGCCTGCCACTTCTTCCAAGTAA
- the hook1 gene encoding protein Hook homolog 1 isoform X1: MDLNKTVLCESLIIWLQTFKTAAPCKTVEDLTSGAAMSQALHQIDPSWFNESWLARIKEDVGDNVRLKMNNLKKILQMIVDYYNEALAQKIADFPLPDLLRVVEQSDQVELGRLLQLILGCAVKCDRKQEYIQVIMTLEESVQHVVMTAIQELMNKETVSQLGTEHPGDFEQQLKKALEGLTEVMAEKEELAQRCQELDMQVTMLQEERNSLLAENDLLTDRASQLDTFDDPSTPSGRKHSQLQLQLEQFQEDNFRLEAAKDDYRIHCEELEKQLVELQHRNDELTSLAEESRSLKDELDILRSCSDRAVKLEASVETYRKKLEDLSDLRRQVKVLEEKNMTYMHNTVSLEEELRKANAARAQLETYKRQGQELHRKLSDESRRADNLAFEMKKFQEKYDALLKEKERISIERDTLRETNEELRCTQAQQEQLLQAGKYQTGSPSHDNLAAEILPIEYRERFIRLQHETKMLRLQQEESENQRITELQEQLEEARRGRSQLDTENRLNRERISELQQQVEDLQKALQTQGSKPEDSHLKRKLDAHMVRLNEAQDEIMKKKELLEDLQPDAAQTSVKMDELVAALKKKDEDMKAMEDRYKMYLEKARDVIRALDPKLHPASAEIQSLKVQLSEKEKKIIALERECEQAKLREYEEKLIVTAWYNKSLNFQKLAIDSRLSGRSNSQVPPGQSFLAQQRQVTNARRTTSINVPATSSKFE, translated from the exons ATGGATTTAAATAAAACGGTGCTGTGCGAGAGCCTGATTATTTGG CTGCAAACCTTCAAAACTGCAGCCCCCTGTAAGACAGTGGAGGATCTGACCTCAGGGGCAGCCATGTCTCAGGCTCTACATCAGAT aGATCCCTCATGGTTCAATGAGAGCTGGCTAGCCCGCATTAAAGAGGATGTTGGAGATAATGTGAGACTCAAG ATGAACAATCTCAAAAAGATCCTGCAGATGATTGTTGATTATTATAATGAG GCTTTGGCTCAGAAGATCGCAGATTTCCCACTGCCTGATCTGCTGCGTGTGGTAGAGCAGTCTGATCAGGTAGAGCTGGGACGCCTCCTACAGCTCATCCTGGGGTGTGCAGTCAAATGTGACAGGAAACAAG AGTATATCCAGGTTATCATGACTTTGGAGGAATCTGTACAGCATGTGGTGATGACTGCTATTCAGGAG CTTATGAACAAGGAGACTGTGTCTCAGTTAGGAACAGAACATCCTGGAGATTTTGAACAACAG TTAAAGAAAGCCTTGGAGGGTCTGACTGAAGTCATGGCAGAGAAAGAAGAGTTGGCTCAGCGCTGTCAGGAGCTCGACATGCAG GTGACAATGCTACAAGAGGAAAGGAACAGCCTCCTGGCAGAAAATGACCTCTTGACTGATCGAGCCAGTCAGCTTGATACTTTTGATGACCCCAGCACTCCATCAGGGAGGAAGCACAGCCAGCTACAACTACAGTTAGAGCAGTTTCAGGAGGATAACTTCAG GCTTGAGGCAGCTAAAGATGATTACCGCATCCACTGTGAAGAGCTGGAGAAACAACTAGTGGAGCTTCAGCATCGTAACGATGAACTGACCAGCCTGGCTGAGGAGTCGCGATCGCTTAAAGATGAATTAGACATATTAAG gAGCTGCTCTGACAGGGCAGTCAAGCTAGAGGCCTCTGTTGAGACGTACAGGAAGAAGTTAGAAGATCTAAGTGACCTCAGACGCCAAGTGAAAGTTTTGGAGGAGAAGAACATGACCTACATGCACAACACAGTCAGCCTTGAAGAGGAGCTACGCAAAGCTAATGCTGCAAGAGCTCAGTTAGAGACATACAAGAGACAG GGTCAGGAGCTCCACAGGAAACTGTCTGACGAGTCCCGTAGGGCTGATAACCTGGCTTTCGAGATGAAGAAATTTCAGGAGAAATATGATGCTTTACTAAAGGAGAAAGAG AGGATCAGCATTGAGCGGGACACTCTCAGAGAGACTAATGAAGAGCTGCGATGCACTCAGGCCCAACAGGAGCAGCTATTACAAGCAG GAAAGTATCAAACAGGAAGTCCAAGCCATGATAACCTGGCAGCTGAGATATTGCCCATTGAGTACAG GGAGAGGTTCATTCGTCTGCAGCATGAGACCAAGATGTTGCGGCTGCAGCAGGAGGAGTCAGAGAACCAGCGCATAACTGAGCTGCAGGAGCAGCTGGAGGAGGCCCGGCGCGGACGCAGCCAACTGGACACTGAGAACAG ATTAAACAGAGAAAGAATCAGTGAGCTCCAGCAGCAAGTAGAGGATCTGCAGAAGGCCTTGCAGACACAAGGATCCAAACCTGAAGAT TCTCATCTGAAAAGGAAGCTGGATGCTCATAT ggTGCGACTGAATGAAGCACAAGATGAAATTATGAAGAAGAAAGAGCTGTTGGAGGACCTCCAGCCAGATGCTGCTCAAACCA GTGTGAAGATGGATGAACTGGTTGCAGCACTGAAGAAGAAAGATGAGGACATGAAGGCTATGGAGGATCGATACAAGATGTACCTGGAGAAAGCCCGTGAT GTGATTCGAGCTCTGGATCCCAAGCTACATCCAGCCTCAGCTGAGATTCAGTCACTGAAAGTGCAGCTCTCTGAGAAAGAGAAGAAGATCATTGCTCTGGAG CGGGAGTGTGAGCAGGCCAAACTGAGGGAATATGAGGAGAAGTTAATTGTGACAGCTTGGTATAATAAG AGTTTGAACTTCCAGAAGCTGGCAATCGATTCACGGCTTAGCGGGCGATCCAACTCTCAAGTGCCGCCCGGCCAGTCCTTCCTGGCTCAGCAACGTCAGGTGACCAATGCCCGGCGCACCACGTCCATCAATGTGCCTGCCACTTCTTCCAA